From one Anopheles bellator chromosome 1, idAnoBellAS_SP24_06.2, whole genome shotgun sequence genomic stretch:
- the LOC131215297 gene encoding ADP-ribosylation factor-binding protein GGA1: protein METKTVLDGYLRKAVNPNNDDLDVSAIDQFCLTLKKDPSKMSTARELLVNRIQSTNAKESLLALEALEECMESLGREFRSEINKFRFLNELIKMVSKKYNGDQTPREVSERILNIMLTWTNKYDPCECDKIQEAYSLLATQGIQHRSQQNVIIRNSATAAPRPSSDDRNQTSDKHQQKLRQLISSGKREDFEKANLLIQNFYRDEERRTQMKSRRLSELQKVAENTKLLDEMLDQYGRTAGETSDDDLAVLNEIYESCESAHPTIVRLAEETQHCEEMLVESLENGSKNVGNFWSLASEFGKIFEVNDALTQVLDKYRQKVLNQPSAAAENGGTFAFRYTPNIVGPDPLDTLFDVSEDGTAGISGAGGSKPTADRTKYDDILSDIFTSSSGDSAVTALGHTSQSILMPHSLAAAASLGPSSVKSEGTSNSKDHLMDINTLLSSISSGAGTMAGGKIVPGKPVPSDSVAKGPVPGAQNSSNSVKNGPSGASFGTKSIPELDSIITGMKATLLSTPAATATVVKNAHEETESTSEPNVTDSVATEEDDPILAPPNFLVSVPATPDVGKPQELKALADIVIDLDSIQPSKEPSRTVLDDKEGLQITLNFGADHPRPDVTVIVISTINQGRTVIPSFQFDASVRKPCKLRLLPPSATSLPGTKPFRPPADGITQVLLLANPTYEPVDLTCILTYLVGDDPDPIKESIVMEAVPSLRD, encoded by the exons AAAACGGTGCTCGACGGATATTTGC GTAAAGCCGTCAACCCGAACAACGACGATCTGGATGTGTCGGCGATTGATCAGTTTTGTTTGACGCTGAAGAAGGACCCCTCGAAAATGTCCACGGCCCGCGAGCTGCTCGTGAACCGAATCCAGTCGACAAACGCGAAAGAATCGTTGCTGGCGCTAGAG gCCCTAGAAGAGTGTATGGAGTCGCTGGGTCGCGAGTTCCGTTCAGAGATCAACAAGTTTCGGTTTCTGAACGAACTGATTAAGATGGTGTCGAAGAAGTACAACGGTGACCAAACACCGCGCGAAGTTTCGGAACGG ATCTTGAACATTATGCTGACGTGGACCAACAAGTACGATCCGTGCGAGTGTGATAAAATACAGGAAGCATACAGTTTGCTCGCCACCCAGGGCATTCAGCACCGTTCGCAGCAGAACGTGATTATCCGGAATTCGGCCACGGCAGCGCCACGACCGAGCAGTGACGACCGGAACCAAACTTCCGATAAGCACCAGCAAAAGCTTCGGCAGCTTATTAGCAGCGGCAAACGCGAAGATTTCGAGAAAGCAAATCTTCTAATACAGAACTTTTACCGCGACGAGGAACGCAGGACGCAGATGAAGAGTCGCCGGTTGTCGGAGCTGCAGAAGGTGGCCGAAAACACGAAGCTGCTCGATGAGATGCTCGATCAGTACGGCCGGACGGCAGGCGAAACGTCCGACGATGACCTGGCGGTACTCAACGAGATCTATGAATCGTGCGAAAGTGCCCATCCGACGATCGTCCGACTGGCGGAGGAAACGCAACACTGCGAGGAAATGCTCG TTGAGTCCCTTGagaatggcagcaaaaatgtagGAAATTTCTGGAGTTTAGCTAGCGAATTTG GGAAAATATTCGAGGTAAACGATGCGCTGACGCAGGTGTTGGACAAGTATCGCCAAAAAGTCCTAAATCaaccttcagcagcagcagaaaatgGCGGTACGTTTGCATTCCGGTATACACCGAATATCGTTGGGCCCGATCCGCTAGACACACTGTTCGATGTGTCCGAAGACGGGACAGCAGGGATCTCAGGAGCTGGTGGCAGTAAACCGACAGCTGACCGTACGAAATATGACGACATTCTCAGTGATATATTCACGTCGAGCAGCGGTGACTCTGCTGTGACCGCGCTCGGTCACACAAGTCAAAGTATTCTCATGCCCCATTCACTAGCCGCAGCAGCGTCACTTGGTCCTTCTTCCGTTAAGTCCGAGGGCACATCGAATTCGAAAGATCATCTAATGGACATTAACACGCTCTTGAGTAGCATTAGTAGTGGTGCCGGTACGATGGCAGGCGGAAAGATCGTTCCCGGGAAACCCGTTCCATCGGATTCAGTCGCAAAAGGTCCTGTACCAGGGGCACAGAACAGTTCTAACAGCGTAAAGAATGGTCCCAGCGGAGCATCGTTTGGAACCAAATCCATTCCGGAGCTTGATTCTATCATTACTGGAATGAAGGCAACACTCCTTTCAACGCCAGCAGCCACAGCGACGGTCGTTAAAAACGCGCATGAAGAAACTGAATCAACAAGTGAACCCAACGTGACCGATTCGGTAGCTACAGAAGAGGATGATCCTATTTTGGCACCTCCGAACTTTTTGGTGTCGGTTCCAGCTACCCCGGATGTTGGAAAACCACAAGAACTTAAAGCCCTAGCCGACATTGTGATCGATCTCGACAGTATTCAACCGAGTAAGGAACCCTCCCGGACAGTACTAGATGATAAGGAGGGACTGCAGATTACGCTTAACTTTGGCGCCGATCACCCGAGACCGGATGTGACGGTGATTGTGATTTCAACCATCAATCAGGGTCGCACCGTCATTCCGAGCTTCCAGTTTGATGCGAGTGTGCGAAAGCCATGCAAATTGCGCCTactgccaccgtcggccaccagTCTGCCGGGTACCAAACCGTTCCGACCACCGGCCGATGGTATCACACAGGTGCTTCTGCTGGCTAATCCAACCTACGAGCCAGTAGATTTGACCTGTATCCTGACGTACCTGGTGGGAGACGATCCGGATCCGATCAAGGAATCGATCGTAATGGAGGCGGTTCCATCGTTGCGAGACTAA